CAATCTAGATCACTTAAATTTGCTTGATAACTCTATCTTATCTGCTCTTTTGGTTAAATTTAAACCGGACACTAGTGAAGTGACGGATAAATATTGGAGTGTTGGAGCTGAATTAAGATGGGATCAAAGAGGTTATTTTGCTTTTCCCGATCGTAAAGTTATGCTTAAGTTGGACAGAAGCCAGTAAAAGGATGGGTCAGGGGAAAAAGATTATTCTGGTAGGGATAGATTTTGATAAAGAAAATAGGTAAGTGAAGGAAATGTTAAGTTTTTGCAAATATCCAAACTATATAACTCTTCTCTAATATCAAAGGTCTGGCTTTGTTCGGGCCTTTCTTTTTTTAAAACAAAAAACATGCCACTTTCTTGACTAGCTGTTTTTTGTACTTATTTTTTTAGAGCTTTTAAACAAAATCTCAAAGGAGAGCCGCTGAAAATGGAATATAAGGACTATTACAAGATTTTAGGTGTAGATAAAAATGCTTCCAAAGAAGAGATCTCAAAGGCCTTTAAAAAGCTGGCCAAAAAATATCATCCGGATTTAAACCCCGATAATCCTGAAGCGGAAAGCAAATTCAAAGAAATCAATGAAGCCTACGAGGTATTGAAGGATCCTGAAAAAAGAAAACTCTATGATTCTTTAGGTCCAAACTGGCAACATGGTCAGAATTTTCAGCCGCCACCAGGCTATGAAAATATTCGTTTTGAGTTTGGCGGACAAGGAGCTGATTTTGATCTGGGAGGATTTAGCGAATTCTTCAAGGCCTTTTTTGGTGGCGCGGGAGCGGATTTTGGAAGTGGTTCCGGGTTCAGGCAAACCTCATTTACAGGTGGTGGATTCGCGGCAAGAGGTCAGGATGCAGAGGCGACCATTGAACTGACACTGGAAGAGGCCTATCGCGGCGGTCAAAAGAGTATTTCCTTGCAGGAGCAGGTTGTGGGACCGGATGGTGTACCAAGACTGCAGAGAAAGACCTTGCAGGTAAATATTCCTGCTGGAATAAAAGACGGGAGTAAAATAAGACTGGCTGGTCAGGGTAGTCCAGGACTAGGTGGAGGACCGGCCGGAGATTTATATCTGAAAGTTAAAATTTTGCCCCATACTCAGTTCAAGTTAGATGGAAATAATGTTATCTATGATCTGCCCCTTGCCCCGTGGGAGGCTGTTCTGGGAGCCAGAGTCAGGGTCCCGACTCTGGAGGGGCAAGTAGAGCTGCGTATTCCCCCGGGAATAAGTAGCGGACAGAAACTACGCATCAAGGGGAAAGGATTGGGTCGTGGAGCACGAAAAGGTGATCAATTGGTGCGGATAGTGATTAAATCACCAAAAAGTTTGTCGCCCCGAGAAAAAGAGTTGTGGGAGAAGTTGGCCAGGGAGTCGAACTTTAATCCCCGCCAATAATTTTGAGCAAATCAGGATTCATGTGTAATAAATCGTTTTTACACAGAATCTTGGTTTTTTGGTTAGCCAACTAGAAGGGGAGGTTTTCAAAAAAAATGACAAAAATTAAGGTAAAAGAAGAGTCTTCACCGGTTTGCTCGAACCTGATCCATTGGAGTCAATTTGTGCACAAAACCGGAATCAGTCCATATAGACTTGCTGAACTGGTAGATATGGGGTGGGTGCATTATGTTTGCACACAAAACGATAATTATCTGTTTCCCCACAGTGAAATTTTTCGGGTACAAAAACTGGTGCGTATTTGTAAAGATTTTGAATTGTCAACCTTAGCCGGAATGATCATAGTAGATTTGGTGGACAGGGTTGAGCAGTTAGAGAAAAAAATCAAACAGTTACAAGCTCTTACTTAATAACTTGCCGCTCGATTCCAGGTAGAGCTTGGGAACGAGCGATTTACGAATCACGAAACAAAGGAGGAATGTTTTATGGATATAAGTAAATTTACCCAAAAGTCGCAGGAAGCAATCTCTGATGCTCAAAATATAGCTTTAAGACACGGGCATCAGCAGATTGATGCAGAACATTTATTTAAGGCCCTGGTTGACCAGGAAAACGGTCTGGTTCCCAGGATTCTGGAACGGGCCGGTTACGATATATCAGCTATCAGCCAGGATATTGAGCGCCAGCTTGAGAAATTGCCCAAGGTAAGTGGGCCCGGTGCGCAGCCCGGCCAGATTTATGTCACCGGAAGGGTGAATAACATCCTGTTGAAGGCCCAGGACTTGGCCAAAAACATGCAGGATGAATATGTCAGTGTAGAACATATTTTTTTAACTCTTCTGGACGAGTCTCCGTCCACTGGCGTGGGCAAAGTTTGTCAGGCCTTTAAGCTGGATAAGGATAAGATATTGTCTGTCCTAACAGAAATACGGGGTAATCAGAGAGTGACCTCGGCTAATCCTGAAGATACCTATGATGCCCTGAAGAAGTATGGTCGCGACCTGGTGGAAGAAGCCAGGCAGGGTAAACTGGACCCGGTAATCGGTCGGGACAGTGAGATTAGGCGGTGTATTCGTATTTTGTCCAGACGGACAAAAAATAACCCGGTTTTAATAGGTGAGGCCGGTGTAGGTAAGACCGCCATTGTTGAAGGACTGGCCCAGAGAATTCTGAAACAGGATGTCCCTGAAGGGTTAAAAGACAAAACCATCTTTGCCCTGGATATGGGGGCTTTGATTGCCGGAGCTAAGTATCGGGGTGAATTTGAAGAGCGCCTTAAAGCCGTTTTAAAAGAGGTTCAGAAATCGGAAGGCAGAATCATTCTTTTTATCGACGAGATTCACACCATTGTTGGCGCAGGCAAAACCGAAGGGGCTATGGATGCGGGCAATCTGCTCAAGCCCATGCTGGCCAGGGGAGAGTTGCACTGTATTGGCGCTACAACCATTGATGAATACCGCAAATATATTGAAAAGGATCCGGCCCTGGAAAGACGTTTTCAGCCGGTTCTGGTGGAAGAACCCAGTGTTGAGGACACTATTTCCATTTTACGCGGCCTTAGAGAGCGCTTTGAAGTGCACCATGGTGTGCGCATAAGCGACAGTGCCCTGGTTACGGCAGCAATGCTTTCTCATCGTTATATTACGGACAGGCAACTGCCAGATAAGGCTATTGACCTTATTGATGAAGCAGCAGCCAAGATTCGCACGGAAATCGATTCCATGCCTACAGAGCTGGATGAGATCAACCGCAAGGTCATGCAGTTAGAAATTGAACAGGAGGCTCTCAAGAGAGAAAAAGATCCGGCATCTAAGGAACGCCTTGAAAAGCTGGCCAAAGAACTGGCTGACCTGAAAGAACAACAGGCAGCGCTCATGGCCCAGTGGGAGAAGGAAAAACATGCTATCAATTCCTTGCGCAGCCTAAAAGAGGAGATAGAAAAGACAAGGCTGGAAATTGAGGCTGCTGAAAGGGCCTATGATCTCAACAAGGCTGCAGAACTACGTTATGGGAAACTGGCGCAGCTTGAGCAGGAACTGACCGAGAAAGAGGCCAAGCTTGTTGAGGCCAGTTCAGGCAAAACCCTGGTCAAGGAAGAGGTCGGCCCGGATGATGTTGCAGAAATAGTCTCCAAGTGGACTGGCATCCCTGTTGCCAAGCTCATGGAAGGAGAACGTGAAAAGCTGTTAAAACTATCCGAGGTGTTGCATGAGAGGGTTATTGGTCAGGACGAGGCTGTGGACGCTGTTGCCAATGCAGTCATAAGAGCCAGAGCCGGTCTCAAGGATCCTAACCGGCCCATTGGCTCCTTTTTGTTCCTTGGTCCAACCGGTGTGGGAAAAACAGAATTATGCAAGACCCTGGCCCGGACCCTTTTTGACACAGAAGAGAACATGATCCGCATTGATATGTCTGAATACATGGAAAAGCATACCGTAGCCAGGCTTATTGGTGCTCCTCCGGGATATGTGGGCTATGATGAGGGTGGACAGCTTACCGAGGCTGTGCGACGCAAACCGTATTCGGTTATCCTCTTTGATGAGGTCGAAAAGGCTCATCCGGATGTGTTCAACATCCTGTTGCAGATTATGGATGATGGTCGCCTTACAGACAGTCATGGCCGCACTGTTGATTTTAAAAATACCATTATCATTATGACTTCAAACCTCGGTTCACAATATCTGCTTGAAGGGATCACAGAAGCAGGCGAGTTAAAGCCTGGTGTGCGTGAACAGGTAATGAGTGTTGTGCGCGGTCATTTCAGGCCGGAGTTCCTGAACCGGATTGACGAGATAGTCCTGTTTAAACCTCTGCTTCTTGAGGAGATCAAAAAGATTATCGACCTGTTGCTTAATGATTTAAGAAAACGTCTTGAAGAGCGCAAAATCAAACTTGAGTTAACACCACAGGCCAGGGAATTCATTGCAAGAGAAGCCTATGATCCCGTCTATGGAGCAAGACCTTTGCGCAGGTACCTGCAGCATAACATAGAGACCAGACTGGCCAAGGAACTCATTGCCGGACGTTTGAATGACGGCCAGAAAGTGGTTGTGGATGTAGTTGATGGCAGCCTGGGATTTAACATAGATTAAGGTATAGACAAAATAGGCATAAAAAGGGCAGGATTAATCCTGCCCTTTTTATATGTAAGGGTAAAAGCTGGATTCGACAAATGTGGCTGGCGGGATAGTGATTTTTCAAAAGATTAACCGCAAAAAAGGAATTTGAAGGAAACAGCTATGCAAAAAGTGTTATGCCTGGATATAGGCA
The sequence above is a segment of the Desulfovulcanus ferrireducens genome. Coding sequences within it:
- a CDS encoding DnaJ C-terminal domain-containing protein; the encoded protein is MEYKDYYKILGVDKNASKEEISKAFKKLAKKYHPDLNPDNPEAESKFKEINEAYEVLKDPEKRKLYDSLGPNWQHGQNFQPPPGYENIRFEFGGQGADFDLGGFSEFFKAFFGGAGADFGSGSGFRQTSFTGGGFAARGQDAEATIELTLEEAYRGGQKSISLQEQVVGPDGVPRLQRKTLQVNIPAGIKDGSKIRLAGQGSPGLGGGPAGDLYLKVKILPHTQFKLDGNNVIYDLPLAPWEAVLGARVRVPTLEGQVELRIPPGISSGQKLRIKGKGLGRGARKGDQLVRIVIKSPKSLSPREKELWEKLARESNFNPRQ
- a CDS encoding chaperone modulator CbpM, coding for MTKIKVKEESSPVCSNLIHWSQFVHKTGISPYRLAELVDMGWVHYVCTQNDNYLFPHSEIFRVQKLVRICKDFELSTLAGMIIVDLVDRVEQLEKKIKQLQALT
- the clpB gene encoding ATP-dependent chaperone ClpB, with translation MDISKFTQKSQEAISDAQNIALRHGHQQIDAEHLFKALVDQENGLVPRILERAGYDISAISQDIERQLEKLPKVSGPGAQPGQIYVTGRVNNILLKAQDLAKNMQDEYVSVEHIFLTLLDESPSTGVGKVCQAFKLDKDKILSVLTEIRGNQRVTSANPEDTYDALKKYGRDLVEEARQGKLDPVIGRDSEIRRCIRILSRRTKNNPVLIGEAGVGKTAIVEGLAQRILKQDVPEGLKDKTIFALDMGALIAGAKYRGEFEERLKAVLKEVQKSEGRIILFIDEIHTIVGAGKTEGAMDAGNLLKPMLARGELHCIGATTIDEYRKYIEKDPALERRFQPVLVEEPSVEDTISILRGLRERFEVHHGVRISDSALVTAAMLSHRYITDRQLPDKAIDLIDEAAAKIRTEIDSMPTELDEINRKVMQLEIEQEALKREKDPASKERLEKLAKELADLKEQQAALMAQWEKEKHAINSLRSLKEEIEKTRLEIEAAERAYDLNKAAELRYGKLAQLEQELTEKEAKLVEASSGKTLVKEEVGPDDVAEIVSKWTGIPVAKLMEGEREKLLKLSEVLHERVIGQDEAVDAVANAVIRARAGLKDPNRPIGSFLFLGPTGVGKTELCKTLARTLFDTEENMIRIDMSEYMEKHTVARLIGAPPGYVGYDEGGQLTEAVRRKPYSVILFDEVEKAHPDVFNILLQIMDDGRLTDSHGRTVDFKNTIIIMTSNLGSQYLLEGITEAGELKPGVREQVMSVVRGHFRPEFLNRIDEIVLFKPLLLEEIKKIIDLLLNDLRKRLEERKIKLELTPQAREFIAREAYDPVYGARPLRRYLQHNIETRLAKELIAGRLNDGQKVVVDVVDGSLGFNID